Proteins encoded in a region of the Marinobacter arenosus genome:
- a CDS encoding ABCB family ABC transporter ATP-binding protein/permease: MRAYADNDYPAHHKPDWKVIAGLWPYLAEFRGRVILALGLLVLAKVATVATPVALKYIVDYLDQNRTGDLVLWIPVLLVVAYGLLRFGATLFSELRDAVFARVAERAMRRVSLRVFRHLHNRELAFHLDRKTGGLARDIERGTNGISFLLRFTLFNIVPTLLEILMVAGILLVVFNVGYVVAILVSVVVYVLFSIRVTEWRTHFVREANARDNQSNSRAVDSLLNYETVKYFNNEAFEAELYDQDLQEWEQARLKNRLSLAVLNAGQALIIGVALIVIMAMAVREVASGTITLGDFTMINAYLLQLFIPLNALGFVYREIRQALVNVERLFGLLGDKPGIEDAPDAKPLAVTDGEVVFDHVHFAYRPDRPILNDVHFRIPAGHTVAVVGASGAGKSTLARLFFRFFDVDDGAIGIDGQDIRNVTQDSLRAVIGVVPQDTVLFNDTLYRNLAYGRPDATEADVHRAARMAHLDSFIHSLPEGYETRVGERGLKLSGGEKQRVAIARVILKNPPLLILDEATSSLDSLSEQAILGALREVSRQRTTLVIAHRLSTIRDADTILVMDGGRIVESGHHTDLLARQGHYARLWEQQHRGVTEAGPDDAER; encoded by the coding sequence GTGCGCGCCTACGCCGACAACGATTATCCCGCCCATCACAAACCCGACTGGAAAGTCATCGCCGGTCTCTGGCCCTACCTGGCGGAGTTCCGCGGGCGGGTAATTCTGGCCCTGGGGCTGCTGGTCCTTGCCAAGGTCGCGACGGTGGCAACACCGGTGGCGCTCAAGTACATCGTCGATTACCTGGACCAGAACCGAACCGGAGACCTGGTGCTGTGGATACCGGTATTGCTGGTGGTCGCCTATGGTTTGCTGCGGTTTGGTGCCACGCTGTTCAGTGAGTTGCGGGACGCCGTGTTCGCCCGGGTCGCCGAGCGGGCCATGCGCCGGGTGTCGCTGAGGGTGTTCCGGCACTTACACAACCGGGAACTGGCGTTCCACCTGGACCGCAAGACCGGTGGCCTCGCCCGAGACATTGAACGCGGCACCAATGGCATCAGTTTCCTGTTGCGTTTCACCCTGTTCAACATCGTCCCCACCCTGCTGGAAATCCTGATGGTTGCCGGCATCCTCCTGGTGGTGTTCAACGTCGGCTACGTGGTTGCCATCCTGGTATCGGTCGTGGTGTACGTGCTCTTTTCCATCCGGGTGACCGAGTGGCGAACCCACTTTGTGCGTGAAGCCAACGCCCGGGACAACCAGTCCAATTCCCGGGCGGTGGACAGCCTGCTCAACTACGAGACGGTAAAGTACTTCAACAATGAGGCCTTCGAAGCCGAGTTGTACGACCAGGATCTGCAGGAGTGGGAGCAGGCGCGCCTGAAAAACCGCCTGTCACTGGCGGTGCTGAATGCCGGTCAGGCCCTGATCATCGGGGTGGCGCTGATTGTGATCATGGCCATGGCGGTACGTGAGGTGGCCAGCGGAACCATTACCCTGGGCGATTTCACCATGATCAACGCCTACCTGCTCCAGTTGTTTATTCCCCTCAATGCCCTGGGATTTGTCTATCGCGAGATCCGACAGGCCCTGGTCAATGTGGAGCGCCTGTTTGGCCTGCTTGGGGACAAGCCCGGCATCGAGGATGCCCCGGACGCCAAGCCCCTGGCGGTGACCGACGGGGAGGTGGTGTTCGATCACGTCCATTTTGCCTACCGGCCGGACCGGCCCATCCTGAACGACGTGCATTTCCGCATTCCCGCTGGCCACACCGTGGCGGTTGTCGGCGCCAGTGGCGCGGGCAAGTCCACCCTGGCGCGCCTGTTTTTCCGGTTCTTCGATGTGGATGACGGCGCCATCGGTATCGACGGCCAGGACATCCGGAACGTTACCCAGGACAGCCTGCGCGCCGTCATTGGCGTGGTGCCCCAGGATACCGTGCTGTTCAACGACACCCTGTACCGAAACCTGGCCTATGGCCGGCCCGACGCCACCGAGGCTGACGTCCATCGGGCCGCCCGCATGGCCCATCTGGACAGCTTTATCCACAGCCTGCCGGAGGGGTACGAAACGCGGGTTGGTGAACGCGGACTGAAACTGTCCGGGGGCGAGAAACAGCGGGTGGCCATAGCCCGGGTCATCCTGAAAAATCCGCCCCTGTTGATCCTGGATGAGGCGACTTCGTCGCTGGATTCGCTCTCGGAGCAGGCGATCCTGGGCGCGCTCCGGGAAGTCAGCCGACAGCGGACCACCCTGGTGATTGCCCATCGGCTGTCCACCATCCGTGACGCCGACACCATCCTGGTCATGGACGGTGGCCGGATTGTCGAAAGCGGCCACCACACCGATCTGCTGGCGCGGCAGGGCCACTATGCCCGGCTCTGGGAACAGCAGCACCGGGGTGTCACCGAGGCCGGACCGGACGACGCTGAACGTTAG
- the recD gene encoding exodeoxyribonuclease V subunit alpha, which yields MSKTRHSDQQFALDLDTDPRPTTAPAIDTRDPFTDARTMDQLLDQWQQRGWLRPLDVGFARLIRTLTQEQGEPTPPLLVLLAALVSHQVGRGHVCVDLANLLQDADGTLALPPDEAEPAATANDAGTTATPAPGEILARVNLNDCLDALAKVSAVSDGSLTSPLVLQGTRLYLRRLWRYERRIAEGIHARLALTSPLADPGSDAAGALGEALTILFGGGPDVDYQQVACALAARNRFAVITGGPGTGKTTTVVNLLAALQSVASQSPQRDGRKYRIRLAAPTGKAAARLNESIAGAASRLPLDRLPGQVTLEDIPTRVTTLHRLLGSRPDTRRFRHNRDNPLLVDILVIDEASMVDVDLMASVFEALPPTAQLILLGDKDQLASVDAGAVLGELCQRATAAHYTPDTANWLSSVIGCTLPDTLMDPRGQRLDQAVAMLRKSYRFGEGSGIGKLAEAVNANALDSAMLTACRDGAFADVIWLNGGTRRPAPDETLARIADHAITGSPEAFRNQGRGRQVSSRPLPPPVGYGDYLSLLNQHRLTADSGRDEWDELARQVLGAFSDFQVLCALRKGPWGVDGINDLVARQLLAHRLIPRAEGWYSGRPVLVTGNDYNLGLMNGDIGITLSVPWDRDHDGQPTPTLRVAFPSADGSDGIRWISPSRLQQLETVYAMTVHKSQGSEFNHTCLVLPDRLSPVMTRELIYTGITRARNWFSLITGDAGVFQDSVKQRVVRASGLAEGLIGR from the coding sequence ATGAGCAAAACCCGTCACTCCGACCAGCAGTTCGCACTGGACCTGGATACCGATCCCCGGCCGACCACCGCGCCTGCAATCGATACCCGGGACCCGTTTACCGACGCCCGGACCATGGACCAGTTGCTCGACCAGTGGCAGCAACGGGGCTGGCTGAGGCCACTGGACGTCGGGTTTGCCCGCCTGATCCGCACGCTGACCCAGGAACAGGGCGAGCCGACCCCGCCTCTGTTGGTGTTGCTGGCTGCGCTGGTCTCTCACCAGGTTGGCCGGGGCCACGTCTGTGTAGACCTCGCCAACCTGCTGCAGGACGCCGACGGAACACTGGCCCTGCCACCGGACGAGGCTGAACCGGCAGCCACCGCCAACGACGCCGGGACCACGGCGACGCCCGCTCCCGGAGAAATCCTGGCCCGGGTCAACCTGAACGACTGCCTGGACGCTCTGGCAAAGGTTTCGGCGGTAAGTGATGGCTCACTGACGTCACCTTTGGTGCTGCAAGGTACTCGCCTTTACCTGCGCCGGCTCTGGCGCTACGAGCGCCGGATTGCCGAAGGTATCCACGCCCGGCTGGCGCTGACTTCGCCGCTCGCGGATCCCGGCTCCGACGCGGCGGGCGCCCTGGGTGAAGCTCTGACGATCCTGTTTGGCGGTGGACCCGATGTCGATTATCAACAGGTCGCCTGCGCGCTGGCTGCCCGCAACCGGTTTGCCGTGATTACCGGGGGACCGGGCACCGGTAAGACCACCACGGTGGTCAATCTGCTCGCCGCCCTGCAGTCAGTCGCCAGCCAGTCGCCACAACGCGACGGCCGGAAATACCGGATCCGGTTGGCCGCCCCCACGGGCAAAGCGGCCGCCCGCCTGAACGAATCCATTGCCGGCGCCGCCAGCCGACTGCCACTGGACCGGCTGCCCGGTCAGGTCACGCTTGAGGACATTCCGACCCGGGTGACCACCTTGCACCGACTGCTCGGCAGCCGGCCCGATACCCGCCGGTTCCGCCACAACCGGGACAACCCGCTGCTGGTGGATATTCTGGTGATCGATGAGGCGTCGATGGTGGACGTTGATCTGATGGCGTCGGTGTTCGAGGCCCTGCCGCCAACCGCGCAGCTGATCCTGCTCGGGGACAAGGACCAACTGGCGTCGGTGGACGCCGGCGCGGTGCTGGGCGAGCTGTGCCAGCGGGCAACCGCGGCTCACTACACACCGGATACCGCCAACTGGCTGTCGTCGGTGATTGGCTGCACCCTGCCGGACACCCTGATGGATCCCCGGGGGCAAAGGCTGGATCAGGCGGTGGCCATGTTGCGCAAGAGTTACCGCTTTGGTGAGGGCAGTGGCATCGGCAAACTCGCGGAGGCGGTCAATGCCAACGCCCTGGACTCGGCCATGCTAACAGCCTGTCGTGACGGGGCGTTCGCTGACGTGATCTGGCTCAACGGCGGGACCCGACGGCCGGCCCCGGACGAGACCCTGGCGCGGATTGCCGATCATGCCATCACGGGTAGCCCGGAGGCCTTCCGCAACCAGGGACGGGGGCGTCAGGTGAGTTCCCGGCCATTGCCACCGCCAGTGGGCTACGGTGATTACCTGTCGCTGCTGAACCAGCATCGCCTCACCGCAGACAGCGGGCGGGACGAATGGGATGAGCTGGCCCGGCAGGTACTCGGGGCGTTCTCGGACTTTCAGGTGCTCTGTGCGCTGCGCAAGGGCCCCTGGGGCGTGGACGGCATCAACGACCTGGTGGCGCGCCAGCTGCTGGCCCACCGGCTGATTCCGAGGGCCGAAGGCTGGTATTCGGGCCGACCGGTGCTGGTGACCGGCAACGACTACAACCTGGGCCTGATGAACGGTGACATCGGCATCACCCTGTCGGTGCCCTGGGACCGGGATCATGACGGCCAGCCCACGCCAACCCTGCGAGTGGCCTTCCCGTCCGCCGATGGCAGCGACGGGATCCGCTGGATTTCACCAAGCCGGCTGCAACAGCTGGAAACCGTGTACGCGATGACGGTGCACAAATCCCAGGGGTCGGAGTTCAACCACACCTGCCTGGTACTGCCGGACCGTCTCAGCCCGGTGATGACCCGAGAACTGATCTACACCGGTATAACCCGGGCCCGGAACTGGTTCAGCCTGATCACCGGCGACGCCGGGGTCTTCCAGGACAGCGTCAAACAACGGGTCGTTCGGGCGTCGGGCCTCGCCGAGGGGCTTATCGGGCGCTAA
- the recB gene encoding exodeoxyribonuclease V subunit beta — MNNEMTHRNPNLDPLTLPLNGSTLIEASAGTGKTFTIAILYVRLVLGHQQPEGSPLAQGMLPPNLLVVTFTDAATKELRDRIRTRLTQAAEVFSDSADSAAASPETALIYQLRDHGYPDPASWPECRKKLLLAAEWMDEAAVSTIHAWCNRMLSEHAFDSGSLFKLTLETDQSDLLDDVVRDYWRTFIYPLPSQLMEEVLGHWRTPADLRQAVRNLIPDANSLGTPDGDVTGAIEAIQRRRLDRARELKAYPWAHWRDEVLALLDSLHQGKRLHGGSKKPMVAAWDTLLAWQASDALYPDGLDKAGFQNQTPAVLPAKLKGDQPAPEHPAFDAIAELIAFSQNLPSAEADILRHATGWIAQRLEAEKQQRSEMGFDDLLTRLDDALHGPRGDQLAATIRRQFPVALIDEFQDTDPVQYRIFNRIYRVAENDPHTCLLMIGDPKQAIYGFRGADIYTYLEARQGARERTYTLGRNFRSAEPMVRAVNRIFGYADQTSRDGAFLFGQGDTSPLPFQGVDANGTKRLWAVDGEVRPSLTFWTLDSDDTAGGKGRSLAKGAATADLAETCASEIAQLLTLGQQGRAGFALTGDPVDVQPVTPGDIAILVNNRTEASAVRQALGDRRIKSVYLSDRDSVLASPEAAEVLCWLRAFAEPRQLGLARAALATPTLAQSWHALNRLLTDEIALEREIERFMGYQQQWQAQGVLPMLRSFLMDFDVPGRLLQRPDGERRLTDILHIAELLQQDSLQLDGEHALVHHFTQILRAADDEDEHRTLRLESDAGLVQVITVHKSKGLEYPLVFLPFGTSFRAQSDNQAWVRYHDDDGRLATVFDPTPADIARADRERLGEDIRKLYVALTRARFATWVGVAAIDQWFRSGLGYLVSGATGDTDTGPAPTDCLAPLARDEAAIAVIPLPETTEVCYHQPEPETLGPALVSSREAREDWWIASYSAIEYSGMTGTGIVFTGEVEDAETQNLLEESAQPADEAVPDAVADGDHHQFPRGAGPGTFLHDVLEWFTQQGFRTVVDNPSLLRDYLTRRCTTRGWGDWVVPLERWLLSLIRQPLPLQRDASERVSLADLGQLRPELEFWFESCNVSTRTLDSLVSEYTLNGADRPQAEPGRFNGMLKGFIDLVFEHGGQYYVLDYKSNTLGEDDHAYTDQAMGEAILDKRYDLQYVLYLLALHRLLKARLPNYDYDRHVGGAVYLFLRGYRAASCGAFTDKPPRLLIERLDALFDGEYGPGEAAA, encoded by the coding sequence ATGAATAACGAGATGACCCATCGCAATCCGAACCTGGATCCGCTGACCCTGCCGCTGAACGGCAGCACCCTGATCGAGGCCAGCGCCGGCACCGGCAAGACCTTCACCATCGCCATCCTGTACGTGCGCCTGGTGCTGGGTCACCAGCAACCGGAAGGCAGCCCGCTGGCCCAGGGTATGTTGCCACCCAACCTGCTGGTGGTGACCTTCACCGACGCCGCCACCAAGGAATTGCGGGACCGTATCCGGACCCGGCTGACCCAGGCCGCCGAGGTGTTTTCGGACTCGGCCGACAGTGCGGCCGCCTCACCGGAAACCGCCCTGATTTACCAGTTGCGGGATCACGGCTACCCGGACCCGGCCAGCTGGCCGGAGTGCCGCAAGAAGCTGCTGCTGGCCGCCGAGTGGATGGACGAGGCGGCGGTGTCCACCATTCACGCCTGGTGCAACCGCATGCTCAGCGAGCACGCCTTCGACAGTGGCAGCCTGTTCAAGCTGACCCTGGAAACCGACCAGAGCGATCTGCTCGACGACGTGGTCCGGGACTACTGGCGCACGTTTATCTATCCTCTCCCGAGCCAGCTCATGGAGGAAGTACTGGGTCACTGGCGTACGCCGGCGGACCTGCGCCAGGCCGTACGCAATCTGATCCCCGACGCCAACAGCCTGGGGACACCGGACGGCGACGTGACCGGCGCCATAGAGGCGATCCAGCGCCGGCGCCTTGACCGCGCCCGGGAATTGAAAGCCTACCCCTGGGCACACTGGAGAGACGAAGTGCTGGCGCTTCTGGATTCCCTGCACCAGGGCAAACGCCTGCACGGCGGCAGCAAGAAACCCATGGTCGCGGCCTGGGACACCCTGCTGGCCTGGCAGGCCTCCGATGCCCTCTATCCGGACGGCCTGGACAAGGCGGGCTTCCAGAACCAGACACCGGCGGTGCTGCCCGCCAAACTCAAGGGCGACCAACCGGCGCCCGAGCACCCGGCCTTTGACGCCATCGCCGAGCTGATCGCCTTCAGCCAGAACCTGCCCAGCGCCGAGGCCGATATTCTCAGGCACGCCACCGGCTGGATTGCCCAACGCCTGGAAGCCGAGAAACAGCAGCGGTCGGAAATGGGCTTCGACGATCTGCTGACCCGGCTGGACGACGCCCTGCATGGCCCCCGGGGCGACCAGCTCGCCGCCACCATTCGCCGCCAGTTCCCGGTGGCCCTGATCGACGAATTCCAGGATACGGACCCGGTCCAGTACCGCATCTTCAATCGCATATACCGGGTCGCGGAGAACGATCCGCACACCTGCCTGTTGATGATCGGGGACCCCAAGCAGGCCATCTATGGCTTCCGGGGGGCCGATATCTACACCTACCTGGAAGCCCGCCAAGGCGCCCGTGAGCGTACCTATACCCTGGGCCGCAATTTCCGCTCGGCCGAGCCGATGGTCAGGGCCGTAAACCGGATTTTCGGGTACGCCGACCAGACCAGCCGTGACGGTGCCTTCCTGTTTGGCCAGGGTGATACCTCACCGTTGCCATTCCAGGGCGTGGACGCCAACGGCACCAAGCGGCTCTGGGCGGTTGACGGCGAGGTCCGACCGAGCCTGACGTTCTGGACCCTGGACAGCGACGACACGGCCGGTGGCAAAGGGCGGAGCCTCGCCAAGGGAGCGGCGACGGCCGATCTGGCCGAGACCTGCGCCAGTGAGATCGCCCAGTTGCTGACCCTGGGCCAACAGGGCCGGGCCGGCTTTGCCCTGACCGGCGATCCGGTGGATGTGCAGCCGGTCACGCCCGGCGACATCGCCATCCTGGTCAACAACCGCACAGAGGCCAGCGCCGTGCGTCAGGCCCTGGGCGACCGGCGGATCAAGAGTGTCTACCTGTCCGACCGGGACTCGGTGCTGGCCTCGCCCGAGGCGGCCGAAGTGCTGTGCTGGCTCCGGGCCTTTGCCGAACCACGCCAGCTCGGCCTGGCCCGGGCGGCGCTGGCAACCCCGACCCTGGCCCAATCCTGGCACGCCCTGAACCGGCTACTGACCGACGAAATCGCGCTGGAGCGGGAAATCGAACGCTTCATGGGCTATCAGCAGCAGTGGCAGGCGCAGGGCGTGCTGCCCATGCTGCGCAGCTTCCTGATGGATTTCGATGTGCCCGGGCGTCTGCTGCAGCGGCCGGATGGCGAGCGGCGGCTGACCGACATCCTCCACATTGCCGAGCTGCTGCAGCAGGACAGCCTGCAACTGGACGGCGAACACGCCCTGGTTCACCACTTCACCCAGATCCTGCGGGCCGCGGACGACGAGGACGAGCATCGCACCCTGCGCCTGGAAAGCGACGCCGGCCTGGTGCAGGTCATTACCGTGCACAAGTCCAAGGGCCTGGAGTACCCCCTGGTGTTCCTGCCCTTCGGCACCTCGTTCCGGGCCCAGAGCGACAACCAGGCCTGGGTGCGCTACCACGATGACGACGGCCGGCTGGCGACGGTGTTCGATCCCACCCCGGCCGACATCGCCCGGGCCGATCGTGAACGCCTGGGTGAGGACATCCGCAAACTTTACGTGGCCCTGACCCGGGCCAGGTTTGCCACCTGGGTCGGCGTCGCGGCCATCGATCAGTGGTTCCGAAGCGGGCTGGGCTACCTTGTGTCAGGCGCCACCGGCGACACCGATACCGGGCCGGCCCCGACCGATTGCCTCGCGCCACTGGCCCGGGACGAAGCGGCCATTGCGGTGATACCGCTGCCGGAAACCACCGAAGTCTGCTACCACCAACCCGAACCGGAAACCCTGGGCCCAGCGCTGGTGTCCAGCCGTGAGGCGAGGGAAGACTGGTGGATCGCCAGTTACTCCGCGATCGAATACAGCGGCATGACCGGCACCGGCATCGTGTTTACCGGGGAAGTTGAAGACGCCGAGACCCAGAACCTGCTGGAGGAAAGCGCCCAGCCGGCGGACGAAGCCGTGCCGGACGCCGTCGCCGACGGGGATCATCACCAGTTTCCCCGGGGAGCCGGGCCCGGCACCTTCCTGCATGATGTACTGGAATGGTTTACCCAGCAGGGGTTCCGGACGGTTGTGGATAACCCGTCACTGCTCCGGGATTACCTCACCCGTCGCTGCACCACGCGCGGCTGGGGTGACTGGGTGGTGCCGCTTGAGCGCTGGTTGCTGAGCCTTATTCGCCAACCCCTGCCGCTGCAGCGGGACGCCTCCGAACGGGTCAGTCTGGCCGACCTGGGCCAACTGCGACCGGAGCTGGAATTCTGGTTCGAAAGCTGCAACGTCAGTACCCGGACCCTGGACAGCCTGGTCAGCGAATACACCCTGAACGGGGCCGACCGCCCCCAGGCCGAACCTGGCCGGTTCAATGGCATGCTCAAGGGCTTTATCGACCTGGTGTTCGAACATGGGGGGCAGTATTACGTGCTCGACTACAAGTCCAATACCCTCGGCGAGGACGACCACGCGTACACGGACCAGGCCATGGGCGAGGCCATCCTCGACAAGCGCTACGACCTCCAGTACGTACTCTACCTGTTGGCACTGCATCGGCTGTTGAAGGCAAGGTTGCCGAACTACGATTACGACCGCCACGTTGGTGGCGCCGTCTACCTGTTCCTTCGCGGCTACCGGGCGGCCAGTTGTGGCGCGTTCACCGACAAGCCACCCCGACTGCTGATCGAACGACTGGACGCACTGTTCGACGGTGAGTACGGACCCGGGGAGGCGGCCGCATGA